In Trichoderma atroviride chromosome 2, complete sequence, one DNA window encodes the following:
- a CDS encoding uncharacterized protein (EggNog:ENOG41), with protein MRSGGGVSMLLTEMLLEQGATMDPYPEWCVMSSSTHPDIVMDMVAAMIGGRSLEAYMVERFGQDKGDEALGDGQRGLEALLF; from the coding sequence ATGCGCTCCGGGGGGGGCGTCTCCATGCTCTTGACGGAAATGCTTCTGGAACAAGGGGCCACCATGGACCCCTACCCGGAGTGGTGCGTCATGTCCAGCTCAACCCATCCCGACATTGTCATGGATATGGTGGCGGCGATGATTGGCGGCCGTAGCCTCGAGGCATACATGGTCGAGCGATTTGGGCAAGACAAGGGGGATGAGGCTTTGGGGGACGGTCAGCGTGGATTGGAGGCATTGCTTTTCTAA
- a CDS encoding uncharacterized protein (TransMembrane:1 (o144-167i)) has product MLPAVMDLASPQRAPVRTRDDCREDSCSPVDLSRPRPWSHSKHEEIVAAAFPAGEERRGGSESDCGLGLVQWKRNSVNQVREESQHHEPKNAGAGASAGSGSHARAAPSATACAHSATPKAASTTLTASSSSLQLPLQQSNGTLILAMLGSAHLSSVLASGISYSMLGERRLPNLFPPPTSSLRRTWLDEPFPAIAPQANRCEALGSRIAWTTARPGLLHERPLKMKRAWSNASEWPPVERRRC; this is encoded by the exons ATGCTCCCTGCTGTGATGGATCTGGCTTCCCCACAGCGTGCTCCAGTCAGGACTCGCGAT GATTGCCGCGAGGACTCTTGCTCGCCTGTCGATTTGTCACGGCCACGCCCCTGGTCGCATTCGAAACATGAGGAGATCGTGGCCGCTGCATTTCCGgcaggagaggagagaagaggaggcagCGAAAGCGACTGTGGACTGGGTTTAGTCCAGTGGAAAAGAAACTCTGTAAATCAAGTCCGGGAGGAGTCGCAGCACCACGAGCCCAAAAATGCAGGAGCAGGTGCCTCTGCAGGGTCGGGAAGCCACGCCCGAGCTGCACCTTCCGCTACAGCCTGTGCCCATTCCGCAACTCCCAAAGCCGCTTCGACGACTCTCacagcctcttccagctccctccagctccctctTCAGCAATCAAACGGCACTCTCATCCTTGCCATGCTGGGCAGCGCTCATCTCTCTTCTGTACTCGCTTCGGGCATCTCGTACAGCATGCTTGGCGAGCGTCGCCTGCCAAACCTTTTTCCGCCGCCGACATCCTCTCTGCGCAGAACCTGGCTGGACGAGCCCTTCCCTGCAATCGCGCCGCAGGCCAATCGATGCGAGGCCTTGGGATCAAGGATTGCTTGGACCACCGCGCGGCCCGGGCTGCTGCACGAGAGACCTCTCAAGATGAAACGCGCCTGGAGCAACGCTTCAGAGTGGCCCCCTGTGGAGAGAAGGCGTTGCTAG
- a CDS encoding uncharacterized protein (EggNog:ENOG41), with amino-acid sequence MAVLGKRKAPEPTVSSEDAQEIFRRHFEAQFLPIEEQEKRNSQKVRRIEDEDGSDDSDGSEDNEWDGVSGDELSDDEDDIDDDDEEEEDDAPIIEVVDHSAPQTSKADTMSKRELKAFMSSRPPDQSSSSKPTPTQPSSKSTSLPEDAPSLLAQDLELRRLISESHLLQTNRPLSLSAALSTTSTPGSEPKTFSSGRVRQKALDLRIQALGSKTSIHKQEKMPMHMRKGITAAAVEREAKRRREAKESGVILERETGKKQTKRDRRGGGGGGGFGPAVGRLKGAELRISERDVKKIEGTRDTFGRRGGKDSGRRGGKR; translated from the exons ATGGCGGTCCTCGGAAAGCGCAAGGCCCCCGAGCCGACAGTATCTTCAGAAGACGCACAGGAAATCTTTCGGCGACACTTTGAGGCGCAGTTCCTCCCAatagaagagcaagagaagcGCAACTCGCAAAAGGTGCGGAGgatcgaggacgaggatggcAGCGATGACAgcgatggcagcgaagaCAATGAGTGGGATGGCGTGTCAGGCGACGAATTAtcagacgacgaggatgacatagacgatgatgatgaagaggaagaagacgatgctcCCATCATCGAAGTTGTAGACCACTCCGCCCCGCAAACCTCCAAAGCAGACACAATGTCCAAACGCGAACTCAAAGCCTTCATG TCCTCCCGCCCACCAGATcaatcctcctcctccaaacCCACACCCACCCAGCCCTCCTCAAAATCAACCTCGCTCCCCGAAGACGccccctccctcctcgccCAAGACCTCGAACTCCGCCGCCTCATCTCCGAATCGCACCTCCTCCAAACCAACCGCCCGCTCTCCCTCTCCGCCGCCCTCTCAACAACTTCCACTCCCGGCTCTGAGCCAAAGACCTTTTCCTCGGGCCGCGTCCGCCAAAAGGCCCTCGACCTCCGCATCCAGGCCCTCGGGTCCAAAACGTCCATCCACAAGCAGGAGAAGATGCCCATGCACATGCGAAAGGGCATCACTGCCGCTGCGGTGGAGAGGGAGGCCAAGCGCAGGcgcgaggccaaggagagcgGCGTCATTCTGGAGAGAGAAAcggggaagaagcagacgaAGAGGGATAGGAggggcggtggtggtggcggtggaTTTGGACCGGCCGTGGGTAGGCTCAAGGGTGCAGAGCTGAGGATAAGCGAGAGAGAcgtcaagaagattgagggGACGAGAGATACGTTTGGCAGGAGAGGGGGCAAAGATTCCGGGAGAAGGGGAGGGAAGAGGTAA